A genomic region of Micropterus dolomieu isolate WLL.071019.BEF.003 ecotype Adirondacks linkage group LG11, ASM2129224v1, whole genome shotgun sequence contains the following coding sequences:
- the LOC123978501 gene encoding synaptosomal-associated protein 23-like isoform X1, producing the protein MPQNIELGATGGASKQDSSKMEDMTVEQMTMRANQVTDESLESTRRMLQMAEESKQTGVNTMVMLDEQGEQLRRVDQGLDQINQDMRQAEKNLTDLSKCCGLCVCPCDRVSSIEHDSRYKRTWGIGGGGGEDDSNGSKVVSRQPSGVRNGQTAQVNAPEPSGPYIKRITNDAREDEMEDNLNAVGGIIGNLKSLAIDMGEEIDKQNKQIDGITSKAEMNKVRIDEANQRANKLIK; encoded by the exons GCCGCAGAATATCGAGCTCGGTGCCACTGGGGGAGCCTCCAAACAGGACAGCAGCAAAATGGAAGACATGACTGTGGAACAGATGACCATGAGGGCCAACCAAGTGACTGACGAG TCACTGGAAAGCACAAGGAGGATGCTGCAGATGgcagaggag AGCAAACAGACCGGCGTCAACACCATGGTGATGTTGGACGAGCAAGGAG aGCAGCTGAGGCGTGTGGACCAGGGCTTGGACCAGATTAACCAGGATATGAGACAGGCTGAGAAAAACCTGACTGACCTCTCAAAGTGTTGTGGCCTCTGTGTCTGCCCCTGTGACAG GGTTTCGTCAATTGAACACGACTCACGATACAAGCGTACCTGGGGTATTGGAGGCGGCGGTGGCGAAGATGACTCCAACGGCTCAAAAGTAGTCTCAAGGCAGCCATCAGGTGTTCGCAATGGCCAGACTGCCCAGGTGAACGCCCCGGAACCATCAGGCCCATACATCAAGAG GATAACCAATGACGCACGCGAGGATGAGATGGAGGACAATCTGAATGCAGTGGGCGGCATCATTGGCAACTTAAAATCTTTGGCTATTGACATGGGTGAAGAGATAGACAAGCAGAACAAACAGATTGACGGCATCACTTCCAAG gcGGAAATGAACAAAGTTCGTATTGATGAAGCAAACCAGAGAGCCAACAAGCTCATCAAATAA
- the LOC123978501 gene encoding synaptosomal-associated protein 23-like isoform X2, whose amino-acid sequence MEDMTVEQMTMRANQVTDESLESTRRMLQMAEESKQTGVNTMVMLDEQGEQLRRVDQGLDQINQDMRQAEKNLTDLSKCCGLCVCPCDRVSSIEHDSRYKRTWGIGGGGGEDDSNGSKVVSRQPSGVRNGQTAQVNAPEPSGPYIKRITNDAREDEMEDNLNAVGGIIGNLKSLAIDMGEEIDKQNKQIDGITSKAEMNKVRIDEANQRANKLIK is encoded by the exons ATGGAAGACATGACTGTGGAACAGATGACCATGAGGGCCAACCAAGTGACTGACGAG TCACTGGAAAGCACAAGGAGGATGCTGCAGATGgcagaggag AGCAAACAGACCGGCGTCAACACCATGGTGATGTTGGACGAGCAAGGAG aGCAGCTGAGGCGTGTGGACCAGGGCTTGGACCAGATTAACCAGGATATGAGACAGGCTGAGAAAAACCTGACTGACCTCTCAAAGTGTTGTGGCCTCTGTGTCTGCCCCTGTGACAG GGTTTCGTCAATTGAACACGACTCACGATACAAGCGTACCTGGGGTATTGGAGGCGGCGGTGGCGAAGATGACTCCAACGGCTCAAAAGTAGTCTCAAGGCAGCCATCAGGTGTTCGCAATGGCCAGACTGCCCAGGTGAACGCCCCGGAACCATCAGGCCCATACATCAAGAG GATAACCAATGACGCACGCGAGGATGAGATGGAGGACAATCTGAATGCAGTGGGCGGCATCATTGGCAACTTAAAATCTTTGGCTATTGACATGGGTGAAGAGATAGACAAGCAGAACAAACAGATTGACGGCATCACTTCCAAG gcGGAAATGAACAAAGTTCGTATTGATGAAGCAAACCAGAGAGCCAACAAGCTCATCAAATAA
- the LOC123978501 gene encoding synaptosomal-associated protein 23-like isoform X3 has protein sequence MLQMAEESKQTGVNTMVMLDEQGEQLRRVDQGLDQINQDMRQAEKNLTDLSKCCGLCVCPCDRVSSIEHDSRYKRTWGIGGGGGEDDSNGSKVVSRQPSGVRNGQTAQVNAPEPSGPYIKRITNDAREDEMEDNLNAVGGIIGNLKSLAIDMGEEIDKQNKQIDGITSKAEMNKVRIDEANQRANKLIK, from the exons ATGCTGCAGATGgcagaggag AGCAAACAGACCGGCGTCAACACCATGGTGATGTTGGACGAGCAAGGAG aGCAGCTGAGGCGTGTGGACCAGGGCTTGGACCAGATTAACCAGGATATGAGACAGGCTGAGAAAAACCTGACTGACCTCTCAAAGTGTTGTGGCCTCTGTGTCTGCCCCTGTGACAG GGTTTCGTCAATTGAACACGACTCACGATACAAGCGTACCTGGGGTATTGGAGGCGGCGGTGGCGAAGATGACTCCAACGGCTCAAAAGTAGTCTCAAGGCAGCCATCAGGTGTTCGCAATGGCCAGACTGCCCAGGTGAACGCCCCGGAACCATCAGGCCCATACATCAAGAG GATAACCAATGACGCACGCGAGGATGAGATGGAGGACAATCTGAATGCAGTGGGCGGCATCATTGGCAACTTAAAATCTTTGGCTATTGACATGGGTGAAGAGATAGACAAGCAGAACAAACAGATTGACGGCATCACTTCCAAG gcGGAAATGAACAAAGTTCGTATTGATGAAGCAAACCAGAGAGCCAACAAGCTCATCAAATAA